The DNA sequence AGGCCGCCAGTGGCCTCGGCGACCGCGGTGGCGGCTTCGCCGGGCTGGACGAGCACGTCCGCGCCGAACGACTTCGCGGCGTCCAGGCGGGCGGGTTCCTTGTCCACCACGATGATCGAGCTCGGGCTGAACAACTGCGCGCTGGTGATCGCGGCCAGCCCGATCGGCCCGGCCCCGACGATCGCGACGGTGTCACCCGGCTTGACCGTGCCGTTGCGCACGCCGACCTCGAACGACGTCGGCATGATGTCGGCCAGCATCAGCGCCGACTCGTCGCTCACCCCGGCCGGCAGCACGTAGGTCGAGGTGTCGGCGAACGGGATCCGCGCGAACTCGGCCTGCACGCCGTCGATCCGGTGGCCGAGGATCCAGCCGCCGCCACCGAGGCACTGGCCGTAGGCCGCGACGCGGCAGTACTCACACCGGCCGCAGGCGCTGATGCACGAGACCAGCACCCGGTCGCCGGGCTTCACGGTGGTCACGGCGGAACCGGCTTCGACGATCGTGCCGACCGCCTCGTGGCCGAGGACCCGGCCGCGGTCCACGGTGGGCACGTCACCCTTGAGGATGTGCAGGTCGGTGCCGCAGATGGTGACGGCGTCGATCCGGACGATCGCGTCGGTCGGCGCGGTGATTCCGGGGTCGGCGTGGTCGGTCCAGCTGCGCCGGCCGGGACCGTCGTAGACGAGTGCCTTCATCGGTTTCTCCTCGAGTTGTTTCGGACAGCGCGAAAGGCGCCCGCCGGTTGGCGGGCGCCCGGGGACGCGGGGATCAGCGCAGCCACTTGCGGTCGCCGGTGAGCTCGGCCCACCTGCGGCCGAGGCCCCAGGTGTGTCCGCCGGCCGCGGCGGCCACCAGGATGAGGATCAGCGCGTAGATGATGTGGTAGTCGATGATCGGGTTGGTGGAGTGCGTCGCCTCGCCGGTGCTCATGCTCTGGGCGAACGGCCATTCGGCGGCCCACATCATCAGCATCATGAGCGAGCCGGCGATGGCGCTGAGGCGCAGCCCGACACCCGCGATCACGGCGATCCCGACGCCGGCCAGGCCGAGCATGAACAGCGTGTCGGCCCACCAGGTGCCGGCCCAGGCGTGGAACACGGACTCGAACGGGCCGACGTGCACGCTGCTCAGGA is a window from the Amycolatopsis sp. NBC_00355 genome containing:
- a CDS encoding DoxX family membrane protein, which gives rise to MSIKPQENTGPVQRSTEPAPIPDFVAGSPVAGKILAVLRIVTGFVFLWAFLDKLFGLGYATPSKGAWISGGSPTKGFLSSVHVGPFESVFHAWAGTWWADTLFMLGLAGVGIAVIAGVGLRLSAIAGSLMMLMMWAAEWPFAQSMSTGEATHSTNPIIDYHIIYALILILVAAAAGGHTWGLGRRWAELTGDRKWLR
- a CDS encoding zinc-dependent alcohol dehydrogenase family protein; translated protein: MKALVYDGPGRRSWTDHADPGITAPTDAIVRIDAVTICGTDLHILKGDVPTVDRGRVLGHEAVGTIVEAGSAVTTVKPGDRVLVSCISACGRCEYCRVAAYGQCLGGGGWILGHRIDGVQAEFARIPFADTSTYVLPAGVSDESALMLADIMPTSFEVGVRNGTVKPGDTVAIVGAGPIGLAAITSAQLFSPSSIIVVDKEPARLDAAKSFGADVLVQPGEAATAVAEATGGLGADVVIEAVGIPETFELCTELVRPGGHVANVGVHGAPATLHLEDLWIRNVTITTGLVDTSSTPMLLRMLAAGRLDPSRFITHRFGLDEMDEAYDVFAHPQDSNALKVALFRS